The Pseudomonas parafulva genome includes a window with the following:
- the moaE gene encoding molybdopterin synthase catalytic subunit MoaE has product MAVRVQEGAFDPGVETNALHAANVGVGAVVSFIGYVRDFNDGQEVAGMVLEHYPGMTEKALAKIVAEAQQRWPLLKVEVLHRVGHLAPGEPIVFVGVASAHRQASFEACNFIMDYLKTRAPFWKKETTGQGERWVEGRQSDQDAAGRWG; this is encoded by the coding sequence ATGGCCGTTCGGGTACAGGAAGGCGCTTTCGATCCGGGCGTTGAGACCAACGCCTTGCATGCGGCCAACGTAGGTGTCGGGGCAGTGGTCAGTTTCATCGGCTACGTGCGGGACTTCAACGACGGCCAGGAGGTGGCGGGCATGGTGCTCGAGCATTATCCCGGCATGACCGAAAAGGCCCTGGCCAAGATCGTGGCCGAGGCACAGCAGCGCTGGCCGTTGTTGAAGGTCGAGGTGCTGCACCGCGTGGGGCATTTGGCGCCCGGCGAGCCGATCGTGTTCGTCGGCGTGGCCAGTGCCCATCGGCAGGCCTCGTTCGAGGCTTGCAACTTCATCATGGATTACCTGAAGACCCGGGCACCGTTCTGGAAGAAGGAAACGACCGGGCAAGGGGAACGATGGGTGGAAGGACGTCAGAGCGATCAGGACGCGGCAGGGCGATGGGGATAG
- a CDS encoding MoaD/ThiS family protein, with translation MKIKVMYFARYRERLERGSESLEGTFRVVDDVRLALVGRGEPYQVLAEQNLMCARNEELCRLDEPVQDGDEVAFFPPVTGG, from the coding sequence ATGAAGATCAAGGTGATGTATTTCGCTCGCTACCGGGAGCGGCTGGAGCGCGGCAGCGAGTCGCTCGAAGGGACGTTCAGAGTAGTGGACGATGTGCGCCTGGCGTTGGTGGGTAGAGGCGAGCCTTATCAGGTGCTGGCCGAGCAAAACCTGATGTGCGCGCGCAACGAGGAATTGTGCAGGCTGGATGAGCCTGTGCAAGACGGCGACGAAGTGGCCTTCTTTCCGCCTGTGACTGGAGGTTGA
- a CDS encoding alpha/beta hydrolase, with product MTDPLILEPQKAADACVIWLHGLGADRYDFLPVAEFMQQHLLTTRFVMPQAPTRSVTINGGYAMPSWYDIKAMTPARAIDEAELDASAEQVIALIKAEQAKGISLSRIILAGFSQGGAVVLHTAYIKWQEALGGVLALSTYAPTFADEHTLSACQQRTPALCLHGVHDPVVIPSMGRTAFEYLNTWGVAARWHEYPMEHEVVVEELNDILQWLTTQLQ from the coding sequence ATGACCGACCCACTCATTCTCGAACCTCAAAAAGCCGCAGATGCCTGTGTGATCTGGTTGCACGGCCTGGGCGCGGACCGTTACGACTTCCTACCGGTGGCCGAATTCATGCAGCAGCATCTGCTCACGACCCGGTTCGTCATGCCCCAGGCGCCGACCCGGTCGGTGACCATCAACGGCGGCTACGCCATGCCCAGTTGGTACGACATCAAGGCCATGACGCCGGCCAGGGCCATCGACGAGGCCGAGCTCGATGCCTCGGCCGAGCAGGTCATCGCCTTGATCAAGGCCGAGCAGGCCAAGGGCATCAGCCTGTCGCGCATCATCCTGGCCGGGTTCTCCCAAGGGGGCGCCGTGGTGCTGCACACGGCCTATATAAAGTGGCAGGAAGCCCTGGGTGGCGTGCTGGCCCTCTCCACCTATGCCCCCACCTTCGCTGACGAGCACACGCTGAGCGCGTGCCAGCAACGCACCCCGGCCCTGTGCCTGCATGGCGTGCACGACCCGGTGGTGATCCCATCGATGGGACGTACGGCCTTCGAGTACCTGAACACCTGGGGCGTCGCTGCCCGCTGGCACGAGTACCCAATGGAACATGAAGTGGTCGTCGAAGAGCTGAACGACATCCTCCAATGGCTGACCACGCAACTTCAGTAA
- a CDS encoding polysaccharide deacetylase family protein, whose product MRVVSALLTGLLSLAVQAAPSTPASLDRGLWPEQLDNPALFDVASRAEILSFARVLHENELLDENALAARLGLRQVNLQKIRQVRARLWQRLWQGYQQAQRSCEQDASFCYAVTSMAELRLQAATFATDVGEFYTGWIEPSRQFHEQYLNEQLRKAALLPQTSSEVQRLSAAERNGDELNDRLFLLTFAGGPGAAAGTTDELTAYLRKQKLDGTFFVLGSRLQQRRDGESLAALRRLYAGQCVGIQGWEYRSHAQWTDWQASISRSQARVRADLPEQYVPLFRPPYGQRRADGQAFMQRQQLQVSLWDIDAQDDSGLSAQASAERVLTLMLLWRKGVIQFHDALPKARPAVQWLLEHTAQSGIGWQDCREYGQGE is encoded by the coding sequence GTGCGCGTCGTTTCAGCCCTGCTGACTGGCCTGTTGAGCCTGGCCGTGCAAGCCGCCCCTTCCACGCCGGCCAGCCTGGACCGTGGCCTGTGGCCCGAGCAACTGGACAACCCTGCGCTGTTCGATGTGGCGTCGCGGGCCGAAATCCTCTCGTTCGCCCGGGTACTGCACGAGAACGAGCTGCTCGACGAGAACGCCCTGGCAGCCCGATTGGGCCTGCGGCAGGTCAACTTGCAGAAGATCAGGCAGGTGCGGGCGCGGCTGTGGCAGCGTCTTTGGCAGGGTTATCAACAGGCGCAACGCAGTTGCGAGCAAGATGCGTCCTTTTGCTATGCGGTGACGTCGATGGCCGAACTGCGCTTGCAAGCTGCGACCTTCGCCACCGATGTGGGTGAGTTCTACACCGGCTGGATCGAGCCCAGCCGGCAATTTCATGAGCAGTACCTGAACGAGCAACTGCGCAAGGCGGCGTTGTTGCCCCAGACCAGCAGCGAAGTACAGCGGCTGTCTGCAGCCGAGCGCAACGGCGATGAACTCAATGACCGGCTGTTTCTGCTCACCTTTGCCGGTGGGCCGGGCGCGGCGGCAGGCACCACCGACGAGCTGACTGCCTACTTGCGCAAGCAGAAACTCGATGGGACGTTCTTCGTGCTCGGCAGCCGTTTGCAGCAACGTCGCGACGGCGAGTCGCTGGCGGCCCTGCGGCGCTTGTATGCTGGCCAGTGCGTAGGCATTCAGGGGTGGGAATACCGGTCCCATGCGCAGTGGACGGATTGGCAGGCCTCGATCAGCCGCAGCCAGGCACGGGTGCGGGCAGACCTGCCCGAGCAGTATGTGCCGCTGTTTCGCCCACCGTATGGCCAGCGGCGGGCCGACGGCCAGGCGTTCATGCAGCGTCAGCAGTTGCAGGTCTCGCTGTGGGATATCGATGCGCAGGACGACTCGGGCTTGAGTGCGCAGGCCTCAGCCGAGCGTGTGTTGACCTTGATGCTGCTGTGGCGCAAAGGCGTGATCCAGTTTCACGACGCCTTGCCCAAGGCCAGGCCTGCGGTGCAATGGCTGCTTGAGCACACCGCGCAAAGCGGCATTGGTTGGCAGGATTGTCGCGAATATGGACAGGGCGAGTAG
- a CDS encoding efflux transporter outer membrane subunit, translating to MLAALLTGCTLGPDFQQPDTHAPQQWDQLEGEHAPSQPVAEPMQLRWWDSFHDPRLSALIEQVAARNLDLQIASARLLQSRALRSTVAADQQPSVDANAGYSRARNSAEGLSDPSGNAGKSAFNLWQGDLVAGWELDVWGRVRRQVEAADASVEVAENDRNGVLLALLAETAGDYIQLRAVQHTLQVTEDNLKVARHSLKLSEDRQAEGVATRLDVAQANAQVALIESRLPTLQARRDDLINALSLLAAEPPRSLQGSLLQAGELPAPQQTFAIGVPSELAERRPDIRQAQARLHAATASIGVAKADFYPRIRLSGNVGFQAMQLADFGAWDARRFAFGPQLSLPIFEGGRLKGTLALRQAQQQEAALNYRKVVLGAWHEIDDVLRLYNASQLRRDRLAEAVRQNRIALETAQRQYVEGAVDFLNVLTVQSALLASEEQWIDSAAAVSQALVGLYKALGGGWQAFDKV from the coding sequence ATGCTCGCTGCACTGCTCACGGGCTGTACCCTTGGCCCTGACTTCCAGCAGCCCGATACCCACGCGCCCCAGCAGTGGGACCAATTGGAGGGTGAGCACGCGCCCAGCCAACCTGTGGCCGAGCCCATGCAGTTGCGCTGGTGGGACAGCTTTCACGACCCACGGCTCAGCGCACTGATCGAACAGGTCGCCGCGCGCAACCTTGATCTGCAGATCGCCAGTGCCCGCTTGCTGCAAAGCCGTGCGCTGCGCAGCACCGTGGCCGCCGACCAGCAGCCGTCGGTGGACGCCAATGCCGGCTACAGCCGTGCCCGCAACAGCGCCGAAGGGCTCAGCGACCCCTCCGGCAACGCGGGCAAATCGGCTTTCAACCTGTGGCAGGGTGACTTGGTAGCAGGTTGGGAGCTGGATGTCTGGGGACGTGTGCGGCGTCAGGTCGAAGCAGCCGACGCCAGTGTCGAGGTGGCCGAGAACGACCGAAACGGCGTCCTGCTGGCCCTGCTCGCCGAAACGGCCGGTGATTACATCCAGCTGCGCGCGGTGCAGCATACGTTGCAGGTGACCGAGGACAACCTCAAGGTCGCGCGGCACAGCCTGAAGTTGTCCGAAGACCGTCAGGCCGAAGGCGTGGCCACCCGGCTCGACGTGGCCCAGGCCAACGCCCAGGTCGCCTTGATCGAGTCGCGCCTGCCCACTTTGCAGGCGCGCCGTGACGATCTGATCAATGCCTTGAGCCTGCTGGCGGCCGAGCCCCCACGCAGCCTGCAGGGCAGCTTGCTGCAAGCCGGTGAGCTGCCCGCCCCGCAGCAGACGTTCGCCATCGGCGTGCCGTCGGAGCTGGCCGAGCGTCGTCCGGACATTCGCCAGGCCCAGGCGCGCCTGCATGCTGCCACGGCCAGCATCGGCGTGGCCAAGGCTGATTTTTATCCACGTATCCGGCTGTCTGGCAACGTGGGTTTCCAGGCCATGCAGCTGGCTGACTTCGGTGCTTGGGATGCTCGCCGCTTCGCCTTCGGGCCGCAGCTGTCGCTGCCGATTTTCGAAGGCGGTCGCCTCAAGGGCACCTTGGCCCTGCGCCAGGCGCAGCAGCAGGAAGCGGCCCTGAACTACCGCAAGGTGGTGCTGGGGGCCTGGCATGAAATCGATGATGTGCTGCGCCTGTACAACGCCAGCCAGCTGCGTCGCGATCGCCTCGCCGAAGCCGTGCGCCAGAACCGCATCGCCCTGGAAACGGCCCAGCGTCAATACGTGGAAGGCGCGGTGGATTTTCTCAATGTACTGACCGTGCAGTCGGCCTTGCTGGCCAGCGAAGAGCAGTGGATCGACAGCGCTGCCGCGGTATCCCAGGCGCTCGTGGGGCTGTACAAAGCGCTCGGCGGTGGGTGGCAGGCATTCGACAAGGTCTGA
- a CDS encoding HlyD family secretion protein yields the protein MTTHRKTLFIGAVLAVAVLAALVGPWLLGSDHRQSTNDAYVTADYTVVAPKVAGFITQVLVEDNQQVKAGQLLATIDARDYQAALDAAQAQLLVAQAQSTDARATLDRQDALIAQAQAAVKAAEAEAAFADHEVRRYGRLAEQGAGTVQNAQQARSAVDQARARLANARAASVAARKQVDILAAQVASADGQLKRAEAGVEKARLDLSYTRITAPVDGMVGERALRIGAYVNPGARLLSVVPLQQAYVVGNFQETQLTHVQPGQPVSISVDTFADERLHGHVESIAPATGVTFAAVKPDNATGNFTKVVQRIPVKIVFDDGQPLLTRLRVGMSVEAIIDTTSDTQGDKLAGSEVTAR from the coding sequence ATGACCACCCACCGTAAAACCCTGTTCATCGGCGCTGTGCTGGCCGTGGCCGTGCTGGCCGCCCTCGTCGGTCCCTGGCTGCTGGGCAGCGACCACCGGCAGAGCACCAACGACGCCTACGTGACCGCCGACTACACCGTGGTCGCGCCCAAGGTCGCCGGCTTCATCACCCAGGTGCTGGTCGAGGACAACCAGCAAGTCAAGGCCGGCCAACTGCTGGCCACCATCGATGCCCGCGACTACCAGGCTGCCCTGGACGCTGCCCAGGCGCAGCTGCTAGTGGCCCAGGCCCAGAGCACCGATGCCCGTGCCACCCTCGACCGCCAGGACGCGCTGATTGCTCAGGCCCAGGCAGCGGTGAAAGCCGCCGAGGCCGAGGCGGCGTTCGCCGATCATGAAGTTCGCCGCTACGGACGCCTGGCCGAGCAGGGCGCCGGTACCGTGCAAAACGCCCAGCAGGCACGCAGCGCCGTGGATCAGGCCCGTGCTCGCCTGGCCAATGCCCGTGCAGCTTCGGTAGCTGCGCGCAAGCAGGTGGACATCCTCGCCGCTCAGGTCGCCAGCGCCGATGGCCAGCTCAAGCGCGCCGAAGCCGGGGTGGAAAAGGCCCGGCTGGACCTCTCCTATACCCGCATCACGGCGCCGGTGGACGGTATGGTCGGTGAACGCGCGTTGCGCATCGGGGCCTATGTCAACCCCGGGGCGCGGCTGTTGTCGGTGGTGCCCCTGCAGCAGGCCTATGTGGTAGGCAACTTCCAGGAAACCCAATTGACCCACGTGCAGCCCGGTCAGCCGGTCAGCATCAGCGTCGATACCTTTGCCGATGAACGACTCCATGGGCACGTCGAAAGCATCGCTCCGGCCACGGGGGTGACGTTCGCCGCGGTGAAGCCGGACAACGCCACCGGCAATTTCACCAAGGTGGTGCAGCGCATCCCGGTGAAGATCGTCTTCGATGACGGGCAGCCGTTGTTGACGCGCTTGCGTGTGGGCATGTCGGTCGAAGCGATCATCGACACGACCAGCGATACCCAAGGCGATAAGCTGGCCGGTAGCGAGGTGACGGCCCGATGA
- the rhlB gene encoding ATP-dependent RNA helicase RhlB, which produces MLKALKKIFGKGDIAPQATAPAASIAPAPAAPQAHAPSAPAVARSQPAAQVVQPAATKPASDKPRRERKPKPKPQASLWKPEDFVVEPQEGKTRFHDFKLSNELMHAIHDLGFPYCTPIQAQVLGFTLRGQDAIGRAQTGTGKTAAFLISIISQLQQTPPPKERYMGEPRALIIAPTRELVVQIAKDAVALTKYTGLNVMSFVGGMDFDKQLKALEARHCDILVATPGRLLDFNQRGEVHLDMVEVMVLDEADRMLDMGFIPQVRQIIRQTPPKSERQTLLFSATFTDDVMNLAKQWTTNPAIVEIEPENVASETVEQHVYAVAGSDKYKLLYNLVTQNKWERVMVFANRKDEVRRIEEKLVRDGVNAAQLSGDVPQHKRIRTLENFREGRITVLVATDVAGRGIHIDGISHVINFTLPEDPDDYVHRIGRTGRAGTSGVSISFAGEDDSYQLPAIETLLGRKIKCEMPPEELLKPVPRKHA; this is translated from the coding sequence GTGCTCAAGGCACTCAAGAAAATATTCGGCAAGGGAGACATTGCCCCCCAGGCCACTGCGCCCGCTGCCAGCATTGCCCCGGCGCCAGCGGCCCCCCAGGCCCATGCGCCATCGGCCCCTGCCGTTGCGCGCAGCCAGCCTGCCGCCCAGGTTGTACAACCTGCCGCTACCAAGCCTGCCAGCGACAAACCGCGTCGAGAGCGCAAGCCAAAACCCAAGCCCCAGGCCAGCCTGTGGAAACCGGAGGACTTCGTGGTCGAGCCCCAGGAGGGCAAGACGCGTTTCCACGATTTCAAACTTTCCAACGAGCTAATGCACGCCATTCACGACCTGGGTTTCCCCTACTGCACGCCGATCCAGGCGCAAGTGCTGGGCTTCACGCTGCGCGGCCAGGATGCGATCGGCAGGGCCCAGACCGGTACGGGCAAGACTGCCGCGTTCCTGATCTCGATCATTTCCCAGCTGCAACAGACGCCCCCGCCCAAGGAACGCTACATGGGCGAGCCACGCGCACTGATCATCGCCCCCACCCGCGAACTGGTGGTGCAGATCGCAAAGGACGCGGTCGCCTTGACCAAATACACCGGCCTGAACGTGATGAGCTTCGTCGGCGGCATGGACTTCGACAAGCAGCTCAAGGCTCTGGAAGCACGGCACTGCGACATCCTGGTGGCTACGCCCGGCCGCCTGCTGGATTTCAACCAGCGTGGCGAGGTGCACCTGGACATGGTCGAGGTGATGGTGCTGGACGAAGCCGACCGCATGCTGGACATGGGCTTCATCCCGCAGGTGCGCCAGATCATTCGCCAGACGCCGCCCAAGAGCGAGCGCCAGACGCTGCTGTTCTCGGCCACTTTTACCGATGACGTGATGAACCTGGCCAAGCAGTGGACGACCAATCCCGCCATCGTCGAGATCGAGCCCGAGAACGTGGCCAGCGAAACGGTCGAGCAGCACGTTTATGCGGTGGCTGGCAGCGACAAGTACAAGCTGCTGTACAACCTGGTGACCCAGAACAAGTGGGAACGGGTGATGGTGTTCGCCAACCGCAAGGACGAAGTACGCCGTATCGAGGAAAAACTGGTACGCGATGGCGTCAATGCCGCGCAGTTGTCCGGCGATGTACCTCAGCACAAGCGTATCCGTACCCTCGAGAACTTCCGTGAGGGGCGCATCACGGTGCTGGTGGCGACCGATGTGGCTGGACGCGGGATCCATATCGACGGCATCAGCCATGTCATCAATTTCACCCTGCCGGAAGACCCTGACGACTACGTGCACCGGATCGGCCGTACCGGCCGGGCAGGCACCAGTGGCGTATCGATCAGCTTTGCTGGCGAAGATGATTCGTACCAGTTGCCTGCGATCGAGACGCTGCTGGGGCGCAAGATCAAGTGCGAGATGCCGCCTGAGGAGTTGCTCAAGCCGGTGCCGCGCAAGCACGCCTGA
- a CDS encoding PhoH family protein, translating to MDDQGRTPSSSKPILYVLDTNVLIHDPNALLNFEEHHVAIPMTVLEELDKLKAGKQSIAAECRQAIRLIDQTLGDASPSVVEQGVPIQRGKSGPKGYLSILMTPRNEPNKLLPETLNDNIIINQLLEVRARRTDLDVVLVTKDINMRLKARACGIAAEDYSTDQLVDDVSLLSKGYHSVTGSFWDRVSKVDTRQERGRTWHRVQLAEPLPAVHVNEFIIDEQGFVGWIKGTREGELLLLDLHQEPLLHQEAWGLKPRDIHQSLALLALLDPDIHLVNLTGAAGSGKTILALAAAIEQTMVSKRYRRIIATRSVQGLDQEIGFLPGTEAEKMEPWLGAITDNLEALHMDDESTHGSVEYILERVPLQFKSLNYIRGRSFQQSLILIDECQNLTPHQMKTIITRAGAGSKVVCLGNLAQIDTPYLSATSSGLTYLTERFKDFPHGVHITLQGVPRSVLAEFAESHM from the coding sequence ATGGATGACCAAGGACGCACCCCTTCCTCCAGCAAGCCAATCCTCTATGTGCTCGATACCAACGTCCTGATTCACGACCCCAACGCATTACTCAACTTCGAGGAGCACCACGTCGCCATTCCCATGACGGTGCTGGAGGAACTCGACAAGCTCAAGGCCGGTAAGCAAAGCATCGCTGCCGAATGCCGCCAGGCCATCCGCCTGATCGACCAGACGCTGGGTGATGCCTCGCCTAGCGTGGTGGAGCAGGGGGTACCCATCCAGCGTGGCAAGAGTGGGCCAAAAGGGTATCTGTCCATCCTGATGACTCCGCGCAACGAGCCGAACAAGCTGTTGCCCGAAACCCTCAACGACAACATCATCATCAATCAGCTGCTCGAAGTCAGGGCACGGCGCACCGACCTGGACGTGGTGCTGGTCACCAAGGACATCAACATGCGCCTGAAGGCGCGCGCCTGCGGCATCGCCGCCGAGGACTACAGCACCGACCAGCTGGTCGACGACGTGTCGCTGTTGTCCAAGGGCTATCATTCGGTCACCGGCTCGTTCTGGGACCGGGTCAGCAAGGTCGACACGCGTCAGGAACGTGGCCGTACCTGGCACCGGGTGCAACTGGCCGAGCCGCTGCCTGCGGTGCACGTGAACGAGTTCATCATCGATGAGCAAGGGTTCGTCGGCTGGATCAAGGGCACGCGCGAGGGCGAACTGCTGCTGCTCGACCTGCACCAGGAGCCGCTGCTGCATCAGGAAGCCTGGGGCCTGAAACCGCGTGACATTCATCAGAGCCTGGCGCTGTTGGCGCTGCTCGATCCGGATATCCACCTGGTCAACCTGACCGGGGCGGCGGGGTCGGGCAAGACCATCCTGGCACTGGCGGCGGCCATCGAGCAGACCATGGTCAGCAAGCGTTACCGGCGCATCATCGCCACCCGAAGCGTGCAGGGGCTCGACCAGGAGATCGGTTTTCTGCCGGGAACAGAGGCCGAGAAGATGGAGCCCTGGCTGGGCGCCATTACCGATAACCTCGAAGCCTTGCACATGGACGATGAAAGCACCCACGGCAGTGTCGAGTACATCCTCGAACGTGTGCCGCTGCAGTTCAAATCGCTCAACTACATCCGTGGTCGCAGCTTCCAGCAGAGCCTGATCCTCATCGATGAGTGCCAGAACCTCACGCCGCACCAGATGAAAACCATCATCACCCGTGCTGGCGCGGGATCGAAGGTGGTGTGCCTGGGTAACCTGGCGCAGATCGATACACCGTACCTGTCCGCGACCAGTTCGGGCCTGACCTACCTGACCGAACGCTTCAAGGACTTCCCCCATGGCGTGCACATCACCCTGCAAGGGGTGCCTCGGTCGGTGTTGGCCGAGTTCGCCGAGTCACACATGTAG
- a CDS encoding SDR family oxidoreductase, translating into MSTVLITGCSSGIGRALADAFRDAGHQVWATARQAEDVARLAAAGFVARQLDVNDPHALALLAQELEALDILINNAGYGAMGPLLDGGVDALQRQFQTNVFALVGVTRALFPQLRRAQGLVVNIGSVSGVLVTPFAGAYCASKAAVKALSDALRLELAPFGIRVMEVQPGAIASQFASHAQQQAQQVLAPQSPWWPLREHIQARARASLDRPTPTATFAQGVLKATQRSPVPARVRLGNGSTALPLMARLVPQRLLDKVLRKRFGLSRTL; encoded by the coding sequence ATGTCGACAGTCCTGATCACCGGTTGCTCCAGCGGCATTGGCCGCGCCCTGGCCGATGCGTTTCGCGATGCCGGCCATCAGGTCTGGGCCACCGCCCGCCAGGCTGAAGATGTGGCGCGCCTGGCCGCTGCGGGCTTCGTTGCCCGGCAACTGGATGTCAACGACCCACACGCCCTGGCCCTGCTCGCGCAGGAACTCGAGGCACTGGACATCCTGATCAACAACGCCGGCTACGGCGCCATGGGGCCGCTGCTCGATGGCGGGGTCGACGCCCTGCAGCGCCAGTTCCAGACAAACGTGTTCGCGCTGGTCGGCGTGACACGCGCGCTGTTCCCCCAGCTGCGTCGCGCCCAAGGCCTGGTGGTGAACATCGGCAGTGTCTCCGGCGTGCTGGTCACGCCGTTCGCCGGCGCCTACTGCGCCTCCAAGGCTGCCGTGAAGGCCCTGAGCGACGCCCTGCGCCTGGAACTGGCGCCGTTCGGCATCCGCGTGATGGAGGTGCAGCCTGGGGCCATCGCCTCGCAGTTCGCCAGCCACGCTCAGCAGCAGGCGCAGCAGGTGCTGGCGCCGCAATCGCCGTGGTGGCCACTGCGTGAACACATCCAAGCCCGGGCCCGCGCCTCGCTCGACAGGCCGACACCGACGGCGACCTTTGCCCAAGGCGTGCTGAAAGCGACCCAGCGTTCGCCAGTGCCGGCACGGGTGCGGCTGGGCAATGGCAGCACGGCCCTGCCGCTGATGGCCCGCCTGGTGCCGCAGCGTTTACTGGACAAGGTGCTGCGCAAACGGTTTGGCTTGTCACGAACGTTGTAG
- the moaC gene encoding cyclic pyranopterin monophosphate synthase MoaC gives MLTHLDSQGRANMVDVTEKAVTEREATAEARVRMLPHTLQMIVDGEHPKGDVFAVARIAGIQAAKKTSDLIPLCHPLMLTSVKVELSAEGSDAVRIVARCKLAGQTGVEMEALTAASVAALTLYDMCKAVDKGMVIEQVRLLEKLGGKSGPYKVQG, from the coding sequence GTGCTGACACATCTTGATTCCCAAGGGCGGGCCAACATGGTCGACGTCACTGAAAAAGCCGTGACCGAGCGCGAGGCCACGGCCGAAGCGCGCGTGCGCATGTTGCCGCACACCCTGCAGATGATCGTTGACGGTGAGCACCCCAAGGGTGATGTCTTCGCCGTGGCGCGCATCGCCGGCATCCAGGCGGCGAAGAAGACCAGCGACCTGATTCCGTTGTGTCATCCGCTGATGCTGACCAGTGTCAAGGTCGAGCTCAGCGCCGAGGGCAGTGATGCAGTGCGTATCGTCGCCCGGTGCAAGCTGGCCGGGCAGACCGGTGTGGAGATGGAAGCGCTGACGGCGGCCAGCGTAGCCGCGTTGACCCTCTATGACATGTGCAAGGCCGTGGACAAGGGCATGGTCATCGAGCAAGTGCGCCTGCTGGAGAAGCTGGGCGGCAAAAGCGGCCCGTACAAGGTGCAAGGCTGA
- the yaaA gene encoding peroxide stress protein YaaA, which translates to MLTVISPAKTLDYDTPPVTERFTLPRHLDHSQELIEQLREMSPAQISELMHLSDKLAGLNAARFGSWTPTFTPENAKQALLAFKGDVYTGLDAQTLGEDDLSYAQDHLRMLSGLYGLLRPLDLMQPYRLEMGTKLANARGKDLYAFWGTRISEWLNEALAEQGDDLLLNLASNEYFSAVKRSALKARVINVDFKDLKNGQHKIISFYAKKARGMMSRFVIEERISDPTQLKQFDVQGYYYSAEQSKVDHLVFLRDQPEA; encoded by the coding sequence ATGCTGACGGTGATTTCCCCCGCCAAGACCCTCGACTACGACACCCCACCGGTGACCGAGCGCTTCACCCTGCCCCGCCACCTCGACCATTCCCAGGAACTGATCGAGCAGCTGCGAGAAATGAGCCCGGCGCAGATCAGCGAACTGATGCACCTGTCCGACAAGCTCGCGGGCCTGAACGCCGCGCGTTTCGGCAGCTGGACACCCACGTTCACGCCAGAGAACGCCAAGCAGGCCCTGCTGGCCTTCAAAGGTGACGTCTACACCGGCCTGGACGCCCAGACCTTGGGTGAGGACGACCTCAGCTACGCCCAGGATCACCTGCGCATGCTCTCCGGCCTCTACGGCCTGCTGCGCCCGCTGGACCTGATGCAGCCCTACCGCCTGGAAATGGGCACCAAGCTGGCCAACGCCCGCGGCAAGGACCTTTACGCGTTCTGGGGCACGCGTATCAGCGAGTGGCTCAACGAGGCCCTGGCCGAACAGGGCGATGATCTGCTGCTGAACCTGGCCAGCAACGAATATTTCAGCGCGGTCAAGCGCAGCGCCCTGAAGGCCCGGGTGATCAATGTGGACTTCAAGGACCTGAAAAACGGCCAGCACAAGATCATCAGCTTCTACGCCAAGAAGGCGCGCGGCATGATGAGCCGCTTCGTCATCGAAGAGCGCATCAGTGACCCAACGCAGCTCAAGCAGTTCGACGTGCAGGGGTATTACTACAGCGCCGAGCAGTCGAAGGTCGATCACCTGGTGTTCTTGCGCGATCAGCCCGAAGCATAG